Proteins encoded within one genomic window of Canis lupus familiaris isolate Mischka breed German Shepherd chromosome 12, alternate assembly UU_Cfam_GSD_1.0, whole genome shotgun sequence:
- the TMEM217 gene encoding transmembrane protein 217 isoform X1: MRQQRWFGMNARMGTVLSGVFTIVATDMYLIFEQKYIRRNDCIDNDLQTQSASDMVEQFIICWTFSIVFFLSFVTIIISCFLLYSVYAQIYRGLVTYIIWIIFYETVNIVVQILTNNDSVTEEVRAVRWFGLLSRIFMHCFWLFYVISYAHIIYKSQSQGTIISYNRRISTGNGEFLRLKSKIVNFTHRYSE; the protein is encoded by the coding sequence ATGAGACAGCAGCGTTGGTTTGGGATGAATGCCAGGATGGGCACCGTGTTATCAGGGGTCTTTACCATTGTGGCCACCGACATGTACCTTATCTTTGAACAGAAGTACATAAGGAGGAATGACTGCATTGACAATGACCTACAGACCCAGAGTGCAAGTGACATGGTAGAGCAGTTCATCATCTGCTGGACTTTCAGTATTGTCTTCTTCCTGTCTTTCGTTACCATCATCATCAGCTGCTTCCTCCTATACTCAGTATATGCCCAAATATACAGGGGCTTGGTGACCTACATCATCTGGATCATTTTCTATGAAACTGTAAACATTGTAGTACAAATCCTTACCAACAATGACTCTGTCACTGAAGAGGTCAGAGCTGTACGCTGGTTTGGCTTGCTGTCCCGTATATTCATGCACTGTTTCTGGCTATTCTATGTCATCTCCTATGCCCACATAATCTATAAAAGTCAAAGCCAGGGCACTATAATCTCCTACAATAGACGTATTTCTACAGGCAATGGAGAGTTCCTACGACTGAAATCAAAGATCGTCAACTTTACCCACCGCTATAGTGAATAA